In Paralcaligenes sp. KSB-10, the following are encoded in one genomic region:
- a CDS encoding phosphomannomutase/phosphoglucomutase — protein sequence MTDFTLPDAVFKAYDIRGTVPEQLNAEFAHRLGLALAQRARAERISTLVVGYDGRLSSPGLAQALQEGLMAGGINTLDLSMVPTPLVYFAAHTQETGSGVAITGSHNPPNYNGFKMMMGGKTLHGSDVQALKTAMASLSAPIDIPHGTRQTLDLVDAYVQRVTSDVKIARPMKIAIDCGNGVGGAVAPQLFKAMGCEVDELFCEVDGHFPNHHPDPADPHNLQDLIRHVQNSDCELGLAFDGDADRLGVVTKSGEIIWPDRQLILYAQDILRRVPGSTIIFDVKCSRHVADSIKQSGGQPLMWQTGHSMIKAKLAETGAPLAGEMSGHIFFKERWFGFDDGLYTGARLLEILSRGSNPSAVLEALPQGISTPELKLEMREGEPHALIKRLQSEGKFPLAQSINPIDGVRAEYADGFGLARASNTTPVVVLRFEGDTREALLRIQAEFRSALLALAPQVILPF from the coding sequence TTGACAGATTTCACACTTCCCGACGCGGTATTCAAGGCCTACGATATTCGCGGCACAGTGCCCGAACAGCTCAATGCGGAGTTTGCCCACAGGCTGGGCCTGGCCTTGGCGCAGCGGGCACGCGCAGAGCGCATAAGCACCCTGGTCGTTGGCTACGACGGCCGGCTCAGCAGCCCTGGGCTGGCCCAGGCCCTCCAGGAAGGTTTAATGGCGGGCGGCATCAATACCCTGGACCTGAGCATGGTGCCGACTCCCCTGGTGTATTTTGCCGCGCATACGCAAGAAACCGGCTCGGGCGTAGCTATTACAGGCAGTCATAATCCGCCCAATTACAACGGCTTCAAAATGATGATGGGGGGTAAAACCTTGCATGGCAGCGATGTTCAGGCGCTTAAAACCGCCATGGCAAGCCTGTCCGCACCCATTGACATACCGCATGGAACCCGGCAAACCCTGGATCTGGTCGACGCTTATGTCCAGCGCGTTACATCCGATGTGAAGATCGCCAGGCCGATGAAAATCGCCATCGACTGCGGCAACGGCGTGGGCGGGGCCGTGGCCCCCCAGTTATTCAAGGCCATGGGTTGCGAGGTCGACGAGCTTTTTTGCGAAGTCGATGGACATTTCCCCAATCATCACCCCGACCCCGCCGATCCTCACAACCTGCAAGACCTGATCCGGCATGTGCAAAACAGCGACTGCGAACTCGGGCTGGCTTTCGATGGCGATGCCGACCGCCTGGGGGTCGTTACCAAATCCGGCGAAATCATCTGGCCCGATCGCCAGCTAATTCTGTACGCACAGGATATTTTGCGGCGCGTGCCCGGCTCGACGATCATTTTCGATGTCAAATGCAGCCGTCATGTGGCCGATTCCATCAAGCAATCCGGAGGGCAACCACTGATGTGGCAAACCGGGCATTCCATGATCAAGGCCAAGCTGGCGGAAACCGGCGCCCCTTTGGCCGGGGAAATGAGCGGTCATATTTTTTTCAAGGAACGCTGGTTCGGCTTCGACGACGGCCTGTACACCGGCGCACGCCTGCTCGAAATCCTGTCGCGCGGCTCCAACCCGTCGGCGGTTCTTGAAGCGCTGCCCCAAGGTATTTCCACGCCCGAGCTCAAGCTGGAAATGCGGGAAGGCGAGCCCCATGCGCTCATCAAACGCCTGCAAAGCGAAGGCAAGTTCCCGCTTGCGCAAAGCATCAATCCGATTGACGGCGTACGGGCTGAATACGCCGACGGTTTTGGCCTGGCCCGCGCTTCAAACACCACGCCCGTGGTCGTATTGCGTTTCGAAGGCGATACACGCGAAGCGTTGCTGCGAATTCAGGCTGAATTTCGCAGCGCTTTGCTGGCGCTGGCGCCGCAGGTAATACTTCCGTTTTGA
- a CDS encoding glycosyltransferase family 4 protein, which yields MAADFPSRLVRAADTRSAPRLLFVVNNPAFFLSHRLPLALGARDAGFDVHVATMDGASVAQITACGLRHHVIPMSRSGKNPVQEIHTIYALWRLYRRLRPSVVHAVTIKPVLYGGIAARLAGVPAFVAAVSGLGFVFTRSGQGFNFVRAAAIALYRLALGHPNSRVIFQNTDDRDLLSDAGVVRPEQVVLVRGSGVDLDRFQVTPEPEGAPVAIMAARLLHDKGVREFVAAAKASAGHPTGLRWVLAGSPDPGNPASVSQDEFVRWQREGVVECLGERSDIAELYNASHIVVLPSYREGLPKSLVEAAACGRAVVTTDVPGCRDAIEVGVTGLLVATRDMAGLAAAVQRLAGDPVLRQRFGAAGRQLAEREFDIHKIVRIHLDIYTSLCR from the coding sequence CTGGCGGCTGATTTTCCGTCGCGACTTGTCCGGGCCGCAGATACGCGGTCTGCGCCACGCCTGCTGTTCGTGGTGAACAACCCCGCCTTCTTCCTGTCTCACCGCCTGCCTTTGGCGCTGGGTGCCCGGGATGCCGGCTTCGATGTTCATGTGGCGACCATGGATGGGGCATCGGTGGCGCAAATCACGGCTTGCGGCCTGCGGCATCATGTGATTCCCATGAGCCGCAGCGGTAAGAATCCGGTTCAGGAAATACATACTATCTACGCCTTGTGGCGCTTGTATCGCCGCTTGCGTCCCAGTGTTGTTCATGCGGTCACGATCAAGCCGGTGCTGTATGGCGGTATTGCCGCAAGGCTGGCAGGTGTGCCGGCTTTTGTGGCAGCGGTATCCGGCCTGGGTTTTGTTTTTACACGATCCGGCCAGGGCTTCAATTTTGTGCGGGCGGCGGCCATTGCCTTGTATCGCCTGGCCCTGGGGCACCCGAACAGTCGCGTCATTTTTCAGAACACGGACGATCGTGATTTGCTGAGCGATGCCGGCGTTGTCAGGCCGGAGCAAGTGGTATTGGTGCGTGGCTCGGGAGTCGATCTCGATCGGTTCCAGGTCACGCCCGAGCCCGAGGGGGCGCCGGTCGCGATCATGGCGGCCCGCCTGTTGCACGACAAAGGTGTGCGGGAGTTCGTGGCCGCGGCCAAGGCCTCGGCGGGGCATCCGACGGGCCTGCGTTGGGTCCTGGCCGGCAGCCCCGACCCGGGCAATCCCGCCAGCGTCAGTCAGGACGAGTTTGTCCGGTGGCAGCGGGAAGGGGTTGTTGAGTGTCTGGGGGAACGTTCGGATATCGCCGAGCTTTACAACGCATCGCATATTGTCGTCTTACCCTCCTACCGGGAGGGCTTGCCCAAGTCGCTGGTCGAGGCGGCGGCCTGCGGCCGCGCGGTGGTAACCACCGATGTGCCGGGGTGCCGCGATGCGATCGAAGTCGGCGTCACCGGTTTGTTGGTGGCCACACGCGATATGGCCGGTTTGGCGGCGGCGGTGCAGCGCCTGGCCGGCGATCCTGTTTTGCGTCAGCGCTTTGGCGCGGCCGGGCGGCAGTTGGCCGAGCGGGAATTCGATATCCACAAAATCGTGCGGATCCATTTGGATATCTATACCTCCTTGTGCCGCTAG
- a CDS encoding FAD-binding oxidoreductase: MKPLNELVRIVGAPHVLDAAQAGPYLVDWRGRYTGRALAVVRPATAQEVSDVVRWCMLNQVPIVPQGGNTSLCGGATPDSSGTAIVLSLTRMNQVRSVDTDNDTMVVEAGCILQSAQQAAHAADRLFPLSLAAEGSCTVGGNLGTNAGGTQVLRYGNARDLVLGLEVVTAEGDIWHGLRGLRKDNTGYDLRDLYIGSEGTLGIITAATVKLYPQPLAQCTALLGVGSIRDAVAVLSAARKGFGASLTGFELIAGECLHGVVQCYPQQRIPFEGSSARLPWYTLLEVSDSESAQHARERFEAIVGQTLEDNLVIDAVIAESTAQSDALWHLRESVPLSEKAFGKSVKHDVSIPVSRMAEFVETTNAALQAHFPGVQHVIFGHLGDGNLHYNVAKGQAYTEENLLGLQDAIYNVVYESVHSFGGSISAEHGVGQLKRDILPRYKDPVELALMKRIKQALDPHGLMNPGKVLN; encoded by the coding sequence ATGAAGCCATTAAACGAATTGGTCCGGATTGTAGGCGCGCCGCATGTGTTGGATGCGGCGCAAGCCGGGCCGTATCTGGTCGATTGGCGGGGTCGTTATACAGGCCGGGCTCTGGCGGTGGTCAGGCCCGCTACCGCGCAGGAAGTCTCCGACGTTGTTCGCTGGTGTATGCTCAACCAGGTGCCTATCGTGCCGCAAGGCGGCAACACAAGCCTGTGCGGAGGAGCCACGCCCGATTCCAGCGGTACGGCCATCGTGCTCTCCCTGACTCGCATGAATCAGGTACGCAGCGTCGATACCGACAACGACACTATGGTTGTCGAAGCAGGCTGCATACTGCAGTCGGCGCAGCAGGCCGCTCATGCCGCGGATCGCTTGTTTCCCCTGAGCCTGGCGGCCGAAGGGAGCTGCACGGTGGGAGGCAACCTTGGCACCAACGCCGGCGGAACCCAGGTGCTGCGCTACGGCAATGCACGGGACCTGGTGCTGGGGCTGGAGGTCGTGACGGCCGAAGGCGATATCTGGCACGGCCTGCGCGGCTTGCGCAAGGACAACACAGGCTACGATTTGCGGGACTTGTACATAGGAAGCGAAGGTACTCTGGGTATTATCACCGCCGCCACGGTCAAGCTGTATCCGCAGCCGCTTGCCCAGTGCACGGCATTGTTGGGTGTGGGCTCCATACGCGACGCGGTGGCGGTGCTGTCGGCGGCGCGCAAGGGGTTCGGCGCAAGCCTGACCGGCTTTGAGCTGATCGCCGGCGAATGTTTGCATGGAGTTGTCCAGTGTTATCCGCAGCAGCGCATTCCTTTCGAAGGCTCGTCGGCGCGCTTGCCCTGGTATACCTTGCTCGAGGTTTCCGACAGCGAAAGCGCGCAGCATGCGCGCGAACGTTTCGAAGCCATCGTGGGCCAGACTCTCGAAGATAACCTGGTGATCGACGCGGTGATCGCCGAAAGCACGGCGCAAAGCGACGCCTTGTGGCATTTGCGTGAAAGTGTGCCGCTGTCGGAAAAAGCGTTCGGCAAGAGCGTCAAGCACGATGTATCGATACCTGTGTCGAGAATGGCGGAGTTCGTGGAAACGACCAACGCGGCATTGCAGGCCCATTTTCCGGGAGTGCAGCATGTGATTTTCGGCCACCTGGGCGACGGCAATCTGCACTATAACGTGGCCAAAGGCCAGGCCTACACCGAAGAAAACTTGCTGGGCCTTCAAGACGCCATCTATAACGTGGTCTACGAAAGCGTGCACAGCTTCGGGGGCTCGATCAGCGCCGAGCACGGCGTGGGCCAGCTCAAGCGCGATATCCTCCCGCGCTACAAGGACCCCGTCGAGCTCGCCCTGATGAAGCGCATCAAACAGGCGCTGGACCCGCATGGCTTGATGAATCCGGGCAAAGTGCTGAACTGA